A stretch of the Flavobacterium aquiphilum genome encodes the following:
- the map gene encoding type I methionyl aminopeptidase, translating to MIIQKTREEIELMRESALIVSKTLGMIASEIKEGVTTLYLDKRAEEFIRDHGAVPSFLGLYGFPNSLCMSPNSQVVHGIPNNKPLESGDVISVDCGAFKNGFHGDHAYSFEIGEVAPETKKLLQVTKESLYVGIRELRAGNRVEDVGNAIQKYTESHGYGVVRELVGHGVGQKMHEDPEMPNYGKKGRGKLLIEGMVVAIEPMINMGTKNIKQHKDGWTITTADGKPSAHFEHDVAIIDGKPEILSTFYYIYKELGIVSNEEDEFRKVPLVV from the coding sequence ATGATTATTCAAAAAACCCGTGAGGAAATAGAGTTAATGCGCGAAAGTGCGTTGATCGTATCAAAAACGTTAGGAATGATTGCTTCTGAAATAAAAGAAGGAGTTACAACATTATATTTGGACAAAAGAGCCGAAGAATTCATCAGGGATCACGGAGCTGTACCAAGCTTTCTTGGTCTTTACGGTTTCCCGAATTCATTATGCATGAGTCCAAATTCACAAGTAGTACACGGAATCCCAAACAACAAACCTCTGGAAAGCGGTGACGTTATTTCGGTGGACTGTGGCGCTTTCAAAAATGGATTTCATGGAGACCACGCCTATTCTTTTGAAATTGGAGAAGTCGCTCCCGAAACCAAAAAGCTACTTCAGGTAACCAAAGAATCGCTTTACGTAGGAATTCGCGAATTACGCGCCGGAAACCGAGTGGAAGATGTGGGGAATGCTATTCAAAAATATACCGAATCACATGGTTATGGTGTGGTTCGTGAATTAGTTGGCCACGGTGTGGGACAAAAAATGCACGAAGATCCGGAGATGCCTAACTACGGAAAAAAAGGCCGTGGTAAACTTTTGATTGAAGGTATGGTTGTCGCCATTGAACCAATGATCAATATGGGAACCAAAAATATAAAACAACACAAAGACGGTTGGACAATCACCACCGCCGACGGTAAACCATCTGCCCACTTTGAGCATGATGTAGCCATCATAGACGGAAAACCTGAGATTCTATCGACTTTCTATTATATCTACAAAGAATTGGGGATTGTGAGTAATGAAGAAGATGAATTTAGAAAAGTGCCTTTGGTTGTTTAA
- a CDS encoding peptidase domain-containing ABC transporter produces MTPLKRFYNLLELDKKDVLQIFFYAIFAGLISLSLPLGIQAIINFIQSGRVSASWIVLTIIVVAGVALVGILSLMQLRITENLQQKIFVRSSFEFAARLPKIKFDALYSTYPPELANRFFDTLTIQKGTSKLLIDFSAALLQIAFGLILLSLYHPFFIVFGIMLFFLLYFIFKFSYKTGLETSLKESKFKYKVAGWLQEVARNNFSFRNQLNYDYALHKNDLLVNDYLNYREKHFNIIKNQFIQLILFKVLITASLLAIGGYLVLSQEMNIGQFVAAEIIILLVINSVEKIVVGLETFYDILTALEKIGQVTDLDLEDETDEPYDNCYTNISLETENLTFKFPDAKQNSLRTISLKINQGERIFVDGINGSGKTTLIRILSGLLQPTTGSFYINDDTFKKINLKQYRSQIGSIIYGETLFEGSIFDNITFKDPAISTEDLKWAIHGVQLTNYIKSLPKGLDTIVFPEGKQLSSSNSQKILLARSIIHKPKILFYEDPTDAMDESITNEIIDFITAKEHSWTIIVSSKNPYWRTKCNRIITMQDGKILLDSKN; encoded by the coding sequence ATGACACCTTTAAAAAGATTTTATAATTTGCTTGAGCTAGATAAAAAGGATGTACTGCAAATTTTTTTCTACGCAATTTTCGCAGGACTTATCAGCTTGTCGCTGCCGTTAGGAATTCAAGCCATCATCAATTTTATCCAATCGGGGCGAGTGAGCGCTTCATGGATTGTTTTGACAATTATAGTAGTGGCTGGAGTCGCACTTGTTGGAATTTTGTCACTTATGCAGCTTAGAATCACAGAAAATTTACAGCAGAAGATATTTGTACGTTCTTCTTTTGAATTTGCAGCACGTTTACCAAAAATAAAATTTGATGCTCTTTACAGCACTTATCCTCCCGAATTAGCCAACCGCTTTTTCGACACATTAACAATACAAAAAGGAACCTCTAAATTATTAATAGATTTTTCGGCAGCCTTATTACAAATTGCTTTTGGACTGATACTGCTTTCATTGTATCATCCGTTTTTTATTGTTTTTGGCATAATGCTATTCTTTTTATTGTACTTCATTTTTAAATTTTCATACAAGACTGGTTTAGAAACAAGCCTAAAAGAATCTAAATTTAAATACAAAGTTGCTGGGTGGCTGCAGGAAGTTGCACGCAATAATTTCAGTTTCCGCAATCAGTTAAATTATGATTATGCATTACATAAAAATGACTTATTGGTTAATGACTATCTCAATTACAGAGAAAAACATTTCAATATAATTAAGAATCAATTTATACAATTAATACTTTTCAAAGTTTTAATAACGGCAAGTTTGCTAGCTATTGGCGGTTATTTAGTATTATCACAGGAAATGAATATCGGGCAATTTGTCGCTGCCGAAATCATCATCTTGCTTGTTATAAATTCTGTAGAAAAAATTGTGGTGGGCTTGGAAACTTTTTATGATATTTTAACTGCTCTCGAAAAAATTGGTCAAGTAACCGATTTGGATTTAGAAGACGAAACCGACGAACCATATGATAATTGCTATACCAATATCAGTTTGGAAACAGAGAATTTAACCTTTAAATTTCCTGATGCCAAACAAAACTCCTTGCGAACGATCAGTCTAAAAATCAATCAAGGTGAACGCATCTTTGTCGATGGGATCAATGGCTCCGGAAAAACAACTTTAATCCGCATTCTATCAGGGCTGTTGCAACCTACAACTGGTTCCTTTTACATTAATGACGACACCTTCAAGAAAATAAATTTAAAACAATATCGCTCCCAAATTGGCAGTATTATTTATGGTGAAACCTTATTTGAAGGAAGCATTTTTGACAATATTACTTTTAAAGATCCCGCAATCTCAACCGAAGATTTAAAATGGGCAATACACGGTGTACAACTTACCAATTATATAAAATCATTACCAAAAGGCTTAGACACTATCGTTTTTCCCGAAGGAAAACAATTATCATCATCCAACAGTCAAAAAATATTATTGGCAAGAAGTATCATCCATAAGCCAAAAATACTTTTTTACGAAGACCCAACTGACGCTATGGACGAAAGCATCACTAATGAAATTATCGATTTTATAACCGCCAAAGAACATTCATGGACCATTATAGTTTCATCCAAAAATCCATATTGGAGAACCAAATGCAATCGCATCATAACAATGCAAGACGGTAAAATTTTATTAGACTCTAAAAATTAA
- a CDS encoding TolC family protein, which translates to MKRLFYLLLFFSIVTQGQETASKELSYNEFLGYVKKYHPLVKNAQLELNKAQAELMMARGSFDPKIEVDYAQKQFKGKEYYSILNSSFKIPTWYGVEIKAGFDDNEGYYLNPQNTTPAQGLTSLGISVPLGQGLWINKRMADLRKAKMQIELSTAEVKLEAIGVLYDASLAYFNWKKNYEEVQLYENYTKNAKKRNAGIQSLIQQGDKPAIDSVESGIIVKNRILSLEDSKLKLIKAKLELSNFLWLENAVPMEISDELIPETQLENTIQETLKTNNLATDDFSIENHPKINALQSKIDILNVERKLNANELLPKIDIGYSYLSEPKYFNEFETDDYKIGLDFSFPLFLRKERGKLKLTKFKIQETEYILDVEKIQLANKIEAQKTEITSLAKQLKLIKDLSKDNQTMLQSEERLFSFGESSLFLINTRENNLVSAQLAQINLANRFYISNSELFKIMANPN; encoded by the coding sequence ATGAAACGACTTTTCTACCTATTATTATTTTTTTCAATTGTTACTCAAGGACAGGAAACCGCCTCGAAAGAACTGAGCTACAATGAGTTTTTGGGTTATGTAAAAAAATACCATCCATTGGTCAAAAACGCACAGCTTGAACTCAATAAAGCGCAAGCCGAATTAATGATGGCGCGTGGCAGCTTCGATCCAAAAATTGAAGTGGATTACGCCCAAAAACAATTTAAGGGCAAAGAATATTATTCGATTTTAAACAGCAGTTTTAAAATTCCAACTTGGTACGGAGTCGAAATAAAAGCTGGTTTTGACGACAACGAAGGATATTACCTGAATCCTCAGAACACAACTCCCGCACAAGGTCTAACCTCATTAGGAATAAGTGTTCCGCTAGGGCAAGGTTTATGGATTAATAAAAGAATGGCAGATTTGCGCAAGGCAAAAATGCAGATAGAATTAAGCACAGCTGAAGTAAAACTGGAAGCAATCGGCGTTTTATATGATGCGTCTTTGGCATATTTCAACTGGAAAAAAAACTATGAGGAAGTACAATTATATGAAAACTATACCAAAAATGCGAAGAAACGAAATGCCGGAATTCAGTCTTTGATACAGCAAGGAGATAAACCTGCTATTGATAGTGTGGAATCGGGAATCATTGTAAAAAACAGGATTTTGAGTTTGGAGGATTCTAAACTGAAACTAATCAAAGCGAAACTGGAATTATCCAATTTTTTATGGCTGGAGAATGCTGTCCCAATGGAAATCTCGGATGAATTAATTCCAGAAACACAGCTCGAAAATACGATTCAGGAGACATTAAAAACCAACAATTTAGCCACTGACGATTTTTCGATTGAAAATCATCCTAAAATAAATGCGCTGCAAAGCAAGATTGACATTCTGAATGTAGAACGAAAACTGAATGCCAATGAACTGCTGCCGAAAATAGATATTGGCTATTCCTATCTATCGGAACCCAAATATTTTAATGAATTTGAAACGGATGATTATAAAATAGGTTTAGACTTTTCGTTTCCGTTGTTTTTAAGAAAAGAACGAGGCAAATTAAAATTGACAAAATTCAAAATTCAGGAAACCGAATATATTTTAGATGTAGAAAAAATACAGCTCGCTAATAAAATTGAAGCTCAAAAAACTGAAATCACTTCACTCGCTAAACAACTAAAATTAATTAAAGACTTGTCAAAAGACAACCAGACGATGCTGCAATCGGAGGAGCGTTTGTTCTCTTTTGGAGAAAGTTCATTGTTTTTAATCAACACCCGCGAAAACAATTTGGTCAGTGCACAACTAGCACAAATCAATCTTGCTAATCGCTTTTACATATCCAATTCAGAACTTTTTAAAATTATGGCGAATCCAAATTAA
- a CDS encoding HlyD family secretion protein gives MLNISENNKINQSLDRFKTMQTLKNKKDYKILNKIIIGVSILAFCILFLPWTQNISGSGAVTTLKPNQRPQSIQSVISGRIEKWYVQEGDFVQKGDTILYISEIKEDYMDPNLVANTKNQVEAKKQSVQSYESKVESLNSQLVAIESEKRLKLEQAQNKIKQARLKIKSDSIDLIAANTQLKIATTQLNRSLQLNKEGLKPLTDVEEKRLKLQDAEAKIINQENKLLSSKNDYINTKVEISRITAEYSEKAAKSESDQFTAKSSQYDAAAQVSKLENQYNNYSIRNNMYYIRAAQSGYINRALQSGIGETIKEGTAIATIMPSVYDIAVETYVNPIDLPLIRKGEKVRVWFDGWPTIVFSGWPNASYGTFGGKVVAIENFISDNGKYRVLIAPDKDEEAWPKQVSIGSGAQTLALLDTVPIWFEIWRTLNGFPPNYYKKDAKPSKEKK, from the coding sequence ATGCTAAATATCTCTGAAAATAACAAGATAAATCAATCGCTTGATCGTTTTAAAACGATGCAAACGCTTAAAAACAAGAAGGATTATAAAATTTTAAATAAAATAATAATCGGTGTTTCAATACTTGCTTTTTGTATTTTATTTCTTCCATGGACCCAAAACATCTCGGGTTCCGGAGCAGTCACGACTTTGAAACCCAATCAAAGACCTCAATCAATACAAAGCGTCATTTCGGGAAGAATTGAAAAATGGTATGTTCAAGAGGGCGACTTTGTACAAAAAGGGGATACTATTTTATACATTTCAGAAATAAAAGAGGATTATATGGACCCCAATTTGGTTGCGAATACCAAAAACCAAGTAGAAGCTAAAAAACAATCCGTACAATCTTATGAATCGAAAGTAGAAAGCCTGAACAGTCAGTTAGTGGCAATTGAATCTGAAAAAAGGCTCAAACTCGAACAGGCTCAAAACAAAATCAAGCAGGCACGTTTGAAAATCAAAAGTGACAGTATTGATTTGATCGCCGCCAACACCCAGCTGAAAATTGCCACTACACAACTCAACCGTTCCTTACAATTAAACAAGGAAGGCTTAAAACCTTTGACAGATGTAGAAGAAAAAAGACTAAAACTGCAAGATGCAGAAGCCAAAATCATTAATCAGGAGAACAAATTATTAAGCAGCAAAAACGATTATATAAATACAAAAGTAGAAATAAGCCGCATCACAGCTGAATATTCTGAAAAAGCTGCCAAATCAGAGAGCGATCAGTTTACAGCCAAAAGCAGTCAATATGATGCTGCTGCACAGGTAAGCAAATTGGAAAATCAATACAACAATTACAGCATCCGTAATAATATGTATTACATCAGAGCGGCACAAAGCGGCTACATCAACAGAGCTTTGCAATCTGGAATTGGAGAAACCATAAAAGAAGGAACCGCTATTGCAACAATAATGCCTTCTGTATACGATATTGCTGTAGAAACCTATGTGAATCCTATTGACTTGCCGTTAATCCGCAAAGGTGAAAAAGTCAGAGTCTGGTTTGACGGATGGCCTACTATCGTTTTTTCCGGATGGCCCAATGCTTCTTACGGTACCTTTGGCGGTAAAGTGGTCGCTATCGAAAACTTCATCAGCGATAATGGAAAATACCGAGTGTTAATTGCTCCGGACAAAGACGAAGAAGCATGGCCAAAACAAGTAAGTATTGGTTCCGGAGCACAAACGTTGGCTTTATTGGATACCGTACCCATTTGGTTTGAAATATGGAGAACCTTAAACGGATTTCCTCCTAATTATTATAAAAAAGACGCAAAACCATCTAAAGAAAAGAAATAA